The genome window GGCAGTGTTAGAATCGCCCATGTCGGCGTGATGCTAAACCAGGCGATGAGGCCCAGCAGGATGAGAAAGGAGAGCGCGAAATCGATAACCGGCGTTATAATTGAAGCGACTGGGATCACCAGACGGGGGAAGTAGACTTTGCTGATAAGGTTTGTGTTCGCGACGACGCTCGCTCCACCGCGGCTGATCCCTTCTGAAAAATAGCTCCAGGGGACGAGCGCCGTGTAGAGGAATACTGCGTAGGGCAGGCCGTCTGAAGGCACACCGACCAAAATGCCGAACACCAGGGTAAAGATGAGCGCCGTTACCAAGGGTTGGAGGATGGCCCAGGCAGCCCCTATGACAGTTTGCTTGTAGCGCACCTTGATGTCGCGCCACACCAGGAAATAGACGAGTTCGCGATAGTTCCACAAATCCTTCAATTGCAGGGCGGCTATTCCTCGAGACCGACGTATCCTGATGATCGGAGCCGAGGAGTCGGCCGGGCTCACACTCATTTATACCATCTCCTTGATCACGACGATGTATACCACGCATAGGCCTGCCGTATGCCGTCAGTAATTGGTATTGCCGGTGACCAGCCCAATTTTTTCAAACGGCTGCTATCGAGAAGCTTCCTGGGAACACCATCTTTTTTTGTCATGTCGTGGTTTATTTTGCCCTTAAAGCCAACAATGT of Syntrophorhabdales bacterium contains these proteins:
- a CDS encoding ABC transporter permease translates to MSVSPADSSAPIIRIRRSRGIAALQLKDLWNYRELVYFLVWRDIKVRYKQTVIGAAWAILQPLVTALIFTLVFGILVGVPSDGLPYAVFLYTALVPWSYFSEGISRGGASVVANTNLISKVYFPRLVIPVASIITPVIDFALSFLILLGLIAWFSITPTWAILTLPLFFLLTVMTALAVSLWFSALNVRYRDVGYTIPFVIQVWMFASPIIYPVTIIPFKWRLLYSLNPLVGVVTGFRWALLGKESPDFWTMGISVAGVLMLLAGGVLYFRQTERTFADVI